In Aspergillus fumigatus Af293 chromosome 2, whole genome shotgun sequence, a genomic segment contains:
- a CDS encoding Pfs and NB-ARC domain protein codes for MRPRHREEFEIAIFCSLPCEAEAIEALLDEVYDRFGKIYDKEPEDRNVYINGRIGKHNVVLCQVPESGKCSSASVASSLTFSYTGIQLALVVGICSGVPSPSCSEREIFLGDIVIADSVIEFDVGEQCPWGFQRETSVEAAHERPVLERPKRAIRNLLNALSIHGNRALMEAESAGFLEKLQSRGGPKWQYPGASKDILFTSAYRHQHRRESVCIHDEYEDTLCKGALEEECYISACAEEQVRRRRSSDESVKPALHVGMIASGDTVMESAEHRDMIAETEGVIAFETIGAGMWDTVPCVIINGVSDYADGRKNEGWQNYAAAVAASGAKAFLQYWAPCAKAKSRQAQGVHSRIPVLQTDIIGREIEVNEMKKELGDPRQERKGIVLWGLCGYGKTQLAVHYISVRRTLYESILWIDCSSWDTLHDSFSQIWRKIQGCVHDEQSPIESVLEWLEQETNRAWIMVLDGVETTYTLTSIDIDIRKYFPSCNHGHVLLTALSPCLHARLGYPGIQVRGVDEDAGAQILLRCAGVEEPDSPAVETAKAISRKVGGVPLVLEQAGSFLRCGLYSLHEYNRRFQDQFAKSTFKTPLYNCIGAYEKGHALWTVFERLYDAAGQRSSESINLLHLAVFLGSGLLPFSLIMYPSGDRNKYSVLFNSLSALEPADTSWLKIINWLNSLRSRETDLAKALQTLEDSGLVNFRRKRSDSMIESFEIDDMVRAFIRLKLSCHDRWDNAAVAFLLTGQYYVRIDAQSQPGIPQEHLGRLCTILDDFMSLIPLEMIQPPDGKYSRLCGSVAPVYARVCRLKGDYETSKSLWVLALQFIILSQSAESSTIGAKLEEIDAAADTLLAVDEGSIEEAWKRACESIALSPAARARKRDFGSGALQHDLVAEPMPLPGLGQDTFEEFRAEIRDLGFG; via the exons ATGCGTCCTCGGCATCGCGAAGAGTTCGAAATCGCCATTTTTTGCAGCTTACCCTGTGAAGCCGAGGCGATCGAGGCATTGCTAGATGAGGTCTACGACCGGTTCGGCAAGATCTACGATAAGGAACCCGAGGATCGTAATGTCTATATAAACGGACGAATTGGCAAGCACAATGTGGTCTTATGCCAAGTGCCGGAGTCGGGCAAATGCAGCTCAGCGAGCGTAGCGTCGAGTTTGACATTCAGTTATACAGGTATCCAGCTCGCCCTTGTCGTTGGGATATGCAGTGGTGTTCCCTCGCCGTCCTGCAGTGAGCGGGAGATCTTTTTGGGAGACATTGTCATTGCGGATAGTGTGATTGAATTCGACGTGGGAGAGCAGTGTCCTTGGGGATTCCAGCGGGAAACGAGCGTTGAGGCTGCCCATGAAAGACCTGTCCTTGAAAGACCGAAAAGAGCTATAAGAAATCTTTTGAATGCTCTATCAATTCACGGAAACCGCGCATTAATGGAGGCGGAGAGTGCTGGCTTCTTGGAAAAGCTACAGTCCAGAGGAGGTCCAAAGTGGCAGTATCCCGGAGCATCGAAAGATATCCTTTTCACGTCTGCATATCGACACCAGCATCGCCGAGAGTCTGTTTGCATCCACGACGAGTATGAGGATACGCTCTGCAAGGGCGCactggaagaagaatgctACATCTCTGCATGCGCGGAGGAACAAGTCCGTCGCCGCAGGTCCAGCGACGAGTCAGTCAAGCCTGCACTCCATGTTGGGATGATCGCATCGGGAGACACGGTAATGGAGTCCGCAGAACACCGTGACATGATTGCGGAGACGGAGGGGGTAATCGCCTTTGAGACCATCGGGGCAGGAATGTGGGATACTGTTCCTTGTGTGATAATCAACGGCGTATCCGATTATGCTGATGGCCGTAAGAATGAAGGATGGCAAAACTATGCAGCGGCAGTAGCCGCTTCAGGTGCTAAAGCGTTTCTGCAATACTGGGCACCCTGTGCAAAAGCTA AATCTCGACAGGCCCAGGGTGTCCATTCAAGAATACCAGTGCTTCAGACAGACATTATTGGCCGAGAGATTGAAGTGAATGAGATGAAAAAGGAGCTAGGAGATCCTAgacaggaaagaaaagggatagTGCTCTGGGGGCTTTGTGGATACGGAAAAACGCAGTTGGCCGTCCATTATATCTCTGTGAGAAGAACGCTTTATGAATCCATTTTGTGGATCGATTGTTCGTCCTGGGACACGCTCCATGATTCCTTCTCTCAAATATGGAGAAAGATACAAGGATGTGTGCACGACGAGCAGTCACCAATTGAGAGTGTGTTGGAATGGCTGGAGCAAGAAACAAATCGGGCTTGGATCATGGTGCTGGATGGGGTTGAGACCACGTATACTTTGACATCTATTGATATCGACATTAGGAAGTACTTCCCTTCGTGCAATCATGGGCATGTCCTGTTGACAGCCCTATCGCCGTGCTTGCACGCTCGGCTGGGCTATCCAGGTATACAGGTACGAGGTGTGGATGAGGACGCGGGGGCTCAGATACTCCTGCGGTGTGCAGGGGTTGAAGAACCAGACTCTCCCG CTGTGGAAACGGCCAAGGCAATTTCCCGTAAAGTTGGCGGAGTCCCCCTTGTTTTGGAACAAGCAGGATCCTTCCTACGATGTGGACTATATTCCTTGCACGAGTACAATAGGCGGTTTCAGGATCAGTTTGCAAAGTCGACTTTCAAGACCCCGCTGTATAACTGTATTGGAGCATATGAGAAGGGACACGCTCTGTGGACGGTGTTCGAAAGGCTGTACGATGCTGCAGGACAGCGAAGCTCCGAGTCGATCAACCTTCTCCATCTGGCTGTATTTCTCGGCTCCGGACTATTACCGTTCTCTCTGATCATGTACCCATCAGGTGATCGTAACAAATACTCGGTGCTATTCAACTCATTGTCTGCGTTGGAACCGGCTGATACATCGTGGTTGAAGATCATAAACTGGCTGAATAGCCTACGCTCACGAGAGACTGATCTCGCAAAAGCGCTTCAAACTCTGGAGGATTCCGGTCTTGTCAACTTCAGACGCAAGCGGTCAGATTCCATGATTGAGAGTTTCGAAATCGATGATATGGTACGGGCATTCATTCGGCTGAAACTGTCTTGCCATGATCGGTGGGACAATGCAGCCGTTGCGTTTCTTCTTACTGGACAGTATTATGTCCGTATAGACGCCCAATCGCAGCCGGGAATACCCCAGGAGCATCTGGGGCGCTTGTGCACTATTCTTGACGATTTTATGTCATTGATACCGCTAGAGATGATTCAGCCGCCCGACGGCAAATATTCCAGGCTCTGTGGCTCTGTTGCGCCGGTATATGCACGAGTGTGTCGCTTGAAAGGGGACTATGAGACATCCAAGAGCTTGTGGGTCCTAGCACTGCAGTTTATAATCTTATCTCAGAGTGCAGAATCGTCCACAATTGGAGcgaagctggaagagattGACGCAGCTGCAGACACTCTCTTGGCCGTAGACGAAGGTTCCATTGAGGAAGCCTGGAAGCGAGCCTGTGAGAGTATTGCTTTGTCTCCGGCAGCTCGTGCAAGAAAGAGGGATTTCGGAAGCGGAGCATTACAACATGACCTTGTGGCCGAGCCTATGCCCTTGCCGGGACTAGGTCAAGATACCTTTGAAGAGTTTCGAGCTGAAATTAGAGATCTAGGTTTTGGCTGA